GCAGAGGATCGCTATGCTCCATTCTAGTGTGACGGGAAACGGTTGGTTTTGAGCCATGGATCTGGGCCCCTACAGCAGCGATCGCTCCATTGCGGATGGCCGGTGGGGGGAACACCCTACCCCTGCAGGGCAATATCTACACTGGGCGATCGCCCAATTTCTTGGAACAATGGAAAGCATCACCCCCTTTGAGGTCACCCATGAAGAATCTTGCCCAATCTTTTTACGCCTGGTATCGCTCCACCCTGCGTAACGCCAAGTATCGCTGGATTATCGTGATTGCAACGATCGTCTATTTGATCAGTCCCATTGATCTAGCGCCAGATTTCATTCCTGTCATCGGTTGGTTGGATGATGGCATCATTGTGACCTTGCTGGTGACGGAGC
The DNA window shown above is from Candidatus Obscuribacterales bacterium and carries:
- a CDS encoding YkvA family protein, with amino-acid sequence MKNLAQSFYAWYRSTLRNAKYRWIIVIATIVYLISPIDLAPDFIPVIGWLDDGIIVTLLVTELSQMAMEVLKARTASKAKNRQEPATPEPVVVEVMDS